From the genome of Streptomyces sp. NBC_01317, one region includes:
- a CDS encoding M48 metallopeptidase family protein, translating to MSADPSSRLTATSAVEVRRSARRSRTVSAYREGDRTIVLIPARMSEAEERRWVTVMLDKLAAQESKRVIGDEALIERAERLSAQYFDGRARPVSVRWVTNQNTRWGSCTPAEGSIRLSHRLQGMPEYVVDYVLVHELAHLLVPGHGPRFWRLLEAYPRTERARGYLEGVVAADRLPHSPSTRDD from the coding sequence GTGTCCGCCGATCCCTCATCCCGCCTCACGGCGACGAGCGCCGTCGAGGTGCGCCGGAGCGCCCGCCGGAGCCGGACCGTCTCGGCGTACCGCGAAGGCGACCGGACGATCGTGCTCATTCCCGCCCGCATGTCGGAGGCGGAGGAGCGGCGCTGGGTGACGGTGATGCTCGACAAGCTCGCCGCCCAGGAGAGCAAGAGGGTCATCGGCGACGAGGCCCTGATCGAGCGGGCCGAGCGGCTGTCCGCCCAGTATTTCGACGGCCGTGCCCGGCCGGTCTCGGTCCGCTGGGTGACCAACCAGAACACCCGCTGGGGCTCGTGCACCCCCGCCGAGGGCAGCATCCGGCTCTCGCACCGGCTCCAGGGCATGCCGGAGTACGTCGTCGACTACGTCCTCGTCCATGAACTGGCGCACCTGCTGGTCCCGGGCCACGGGCCGCGCTTCTGGCGGCTGCTGGAGGCCTACCCCCGTACCGAACGCGCCCGCGGCTATCTGGAAGGCGTCGTGGCGGCGGACCGGCTGCCCCATTCGCCGTCGACCCGCGACGACTGA
- a CDS encoding TOMM precursor leader peptide-binding protein translates to MHPRVKPALRRAWRERQTVQFGVTPAHAVLVGPVDTATGSFLELLDGTRGLPLLREEARAMGLPDGRADALVERLAAAGVLDDPAGGGAAADALRERAAVVERLRPDLASLSVIHREPGAGMARLAARRALRVQVRGAGRVGAAVAGVLAAAGVGRVDVLDGGFTQEADVAPGGLPYGSVGERRDTAARQLVRRSAPGRAPREAERARWSAGGEPPLALVVVAPRDGLAVHAPDPVVAETWMSSRTPHLYAGVIEATGVVGPLVLPGGSACAGCLALERADRDPGWPRLLAQWRSGRGATGAQACDVGLAATVAGLAAAHALSFLDGELPATTGARWEVSLPQLDWRSRRTAPHPECPCGAAGRREGERLAEALPQHDTMTG, encoded by the coding sequence ATGCATCCAAGGGTGAAGCCCGCGCTGCGGCGGGCCTGGCGGGAGCGGCAGACGGTCCAGTTCGGGGTGACCCCGGCGCACGCGGTGCTGGTGGGGCCGGTCGACACCGCGACGGGGAGCTTCCTGGAGCTGCTGGACGGGACGCGGGGGCTGCCGCTGCTGCGGGAGGAGGCGCGGGCGATGGGGCTGCCGGACGGCCGGGCCGACGCCCTGGTGGAGCGGCTGGCCGCGGCGGGGGTGCTAGACGACCCGGCGGGGGGTGGGGCGGCGGCGGACGCGCTGCGCGAGCGGGCGGCGGTGGTCGAGCGGCTGCGGCCCGACCTGGCGTCGCTCTCCGTCATCCACCGGGAGCCGGGGGCGGGGATGGCGCGGCTGGCGGCGCGGCGGGCGCTGCGGGTCCAGGTCCGGGGCGCCGGGCGGGTCGGGGCGGCCGTGGCGGGAGTGCTCGCGGCGGCCGGGGTGGGGCGGGTCGACGTGCTGGACGGCGGGTTCACCCAGGAGGCCGATGTGGCGCCGGGCGGGCTGCCGTACGGCTCCGTGGGGGAACGGAGGGACACGGCGGCCCGGCAGCTGGTGCGTCGGTCGGCGCCGGGGCGGGCGCCGAGGGAGGCGGAGCGGGCACGGTGGTCGGCCGGCGGGGAGCCGCCGCTGGCCCTGGTGGTCGTGGCCCCGCGCGACGGCCTGGCGGTCCACGCGCCCGATCCGGTGGTGGCGGAGACGTGGATGTCCTCGCGGACCCCGCATCTGTACGCGGGCGTGATCGAGGCCACCGGGGTGGTGGGCCCGCTGGTGCTGCCGGGCGGCTCGGCGTGCGCGGGCTGCCTGGCCCTGGAGCGGGCGGACCGGGACCCGGGATGGCCCCGGCTGCTGGCCCAGTGGCGGTCCGGGCGGGGGGCCACGGGGGCGCAGGCCTGCGACGTCGGACTGGCCGCGACGGTGGCCGGGCTGGCGGCGGCGCACGCCCTGTCGTTCCTGGATGGTGAACTCCCGGCCACGACGGGTGCACGATGGGAGGTGTCACTTCCCCAGCTCGACTGGCGGTCGCGCCGGACGGCACCCCATCCGGAGTGCCCCTGCGGGGCGGCCGGGAGACGCGAGGGGGAGCGCCTGGCGGAGGCCTTGCCACAGCACGACACAATGACGGGGTAA
- a CDS encoding ABC1 kinase family protein, whose translation MSDLPRKAVTRTAKLAALPIGFAGRATWGLGRRIGGKSAEIVSKELQQRTADQLFKVLGELKGGAMKFGQALSVFESALPEEVAGPYRAALTKLQEAAPPMPSSTVHAVLAERLGEDWRDLFLEFEEKPAAAASIGQVHRAVWHDGRVVAVKVQYPGAGEALLSDLTQLSRFVRLLGPLIPGMDMKPLISEMRDRVSEELDYALEAESQREHAAEFADDPDVLVPDVVHQSEQVLVTEWIDGKPLADVISGGSAEERDRAGQLLARFLFSGPARTGLLHADPHPGNFRLLPPDEGVEDGEYRLGVLDFGTVDRLPGGLPDTIGYALRMTLEGDAEGVYDLLREDGFVKESIDLDPDAVLDYLLPIIEPAAADEFTFTRSWMRNQAARIADPRSPAHQLGRQLNLPPAYLLIHRVTLSTIGVLCQLNATVRLRDELEDWLPGFLPDEEDDYAAEAEDGTAEEAGPDEA comes from the coding sequence ATGTCTGATCTTCCCCGGAAGGCGGTCACCCGCACCGCGAAGCTGGCGGCGCTGCCGATCGGTTTCGCCGGACGGGCCACCTGGGGCCTGGGCAGACGGATCGGCGGGAAGTCCGCGGAGATCGTCTCCAAGGAGTTGCAGCAGCGCACGGCGGACCAGCTCTTCAAAGTCCTCGGGGAGCTGAAGGGCGGTGCGATGAAGTTCGGGCAGGCGCTGTCCGTCTTCGAGTCCGCGCTGCCCGAGGAGGTCGCCGGGCCCTACCGGGCGGCGCTCACCAAGCTCCAGGAGGCGGCGCCCCCGATGCCGAGCAGCACGGTGCACGCCGTGCTGGCCGAGCGGCTGGGCGAGGACTGGCGCGACCTGTTCCTGGAGTTCGAGGAGAAGCCCGCGGCGGCGGCGTCGATCGGGCAGGTGCACCGGGCGGTCTGGCACGACGGCCGGGTCGTCGCGGTCAAGGTGCAGTATCCGGGCGCCGGGGAAGCCCTGCTGTCGGACCTGACCCAGCTGAGCCGGTTCGTCCGGCTGCTGGGGCCGCTGATCCCGGGCATGGACATGAAGCCGCTGATCAGCGAGATGCGCGACCGGGTCTCCGAGGAGCTGGACTACGCGCTGGAGGCCGAGTCGCAGCGGGAGCACGCGGCGGAGTTCGCGGACGATCCCGATGTGCTGGTGCCCGATGTGGTGCACCAGAGCGAGCAGGTGCTGGTCACCGAGTGGATCGACGGGAAGCCGCTGGCGGACGTGATCTCGGGTGGTTCCGCTGAGGAGCGGGACCGCGCCGGCCAGCTGCTGGCCCGGTTCCTCTTCTCGGGCCCGGCACGTACGGGTCTGCTGCACGCGGACCCGCATCCGGGGAATTTCCGGCTGCTGCCCCCGGACGAGGGCGTGGAGGACGGCGAGTACCGGCTGGGGGTGCTCGACTTCGGGACGGTCGACCGGCTGCCCGGCGGGCTGCCCGACACCATCGGCTACGCGCTGCGGATGACGCTGGAGGGCGACGCGGAGGGGGTGTACGACCTGCTGCGTGAGGACGGGTTCGTCAAGGAGTCCATCGATCTCGACCCGGACGCGGTGCTGGACTATCTGCTGCCGATCATCGAGCCGGCGGCGGCGGACGAGTTCACGTTCACCCGGAGCTGGATGCGCAACCAGGCCGCGCGGATCGCCGATCCCCGGTCGCCCGCCCACCAGTTGGGCAGGCAGTTGAACCTGCCGCCGGCCTATCTGCTGATCCACCGCGTCACCCTGAGCACCATCGGTGTGCTCTGCCAGCTGAACGCGACGGTCCGGCTGCGGGACGAGCTGGAGGACTGGCTGCCCGGTTTCCTGCCGGACGAGGAGGATGACTACGCCGCCGAAGCCGAGGACGGCACCGCCGAAGAGGCCGGGCCGGACGAGGCATGA
- a CDS encoding WhiB family transcriptional regulator produces MQLEAHAPSVPPSETIPPPGLTEDSTLIPLTALTALDDAIENLGVPVPCRAYDPEVFFAESPADVEYAKALCRTCPLVEACLAGAKERREPWGVWGGELFVQGVVVARKRPRGRPRKNPVAAA; encoded by the coding sequence GTGCAACTCGAAGCGCACGCCCCGTCCGTACCGCCTTCCGAAACGATCCCCCCGCCCGGCCTCACGGAGGACTCCACCTTGATCCCCCTCACCGCGCTCACCGCGCTCGACGACGCCATCGAGAACCTCGGCGTACCTGTTCCGTGCCGTGCCTACGACCCGGAGGTCTTCTTCGCGGAGTCCCCGGCCGACGTCGAGTACGCCAAGGCGCTCTGCCGCACCTGCCCGCTGGTCGAGGCCTGCCTCGCCGGGGCCAAGGAGCGCCGCGAGCCCTGGGGCGTCTGGGGTGGCGAGCTCTTCGTCCAGGGCGTGGTCGTGGCTCGCAAGCGGCCCCGCGGCCGTCCGCGCAAGAACCCGGTCGCAGCGGCATGA
- a CDS encoding ATP-dependent DNA helicase UvrD2, with protein sequence MTAATHSPLFPQDPHEGRTAGPGQIVDPPRDADAVLEGLDPEQREVATALHGPVCVLAGAGTGKTRAITHRIAYGVRAGILQPGSVLAVTFTNRAAGEMRGRLRQLGAGGVQARTFHSAALRQLQFFWPKVVGGEMPRLLERKVQLVAEAAARCRIRLDRNELRDVTGEIEWAKVTQTVPADYPAAVAKSLRDAPRDAAEIGQIYGMYEQLKRDRSVIDFEDVLLLTVGILQDRHDIADQIRRQYQHFVVDEYQDVSPLQQRLLELWLGDRESLCVVGDASQTIYSFTGATPDHLLNFRTRHPGATVVKLVRDYRSTPQVVHLANGLLNQARGRAAEHRLELISQRGAGPEPVYTEYADEPTEAETTARRIRDLIAAGVPAGEIAVLYRINAQSEVYEQALADVGVAYQLRGAERFFERKEVREAGAALRGAARFGGNDAVLDDVVELPSQVRAVLSTSGWTTEPPTGSGAVRDRWESLAALVRLAEDFVRAKPSATLSDLVAELDERAAAQHAPTVQGVTLASLHSAKGLEWDAVFLVGLTEGMMPITYAKTDEQVEEERRLLYVGVTRARMHLSLSWALSRSPGGRASRRPSRFLNGLRPGSAVPGSRRAGADRGGSFERPGASAGVGGAAGARRKRRGPVLCRVCGKTLTDAGEMKLTRCEDCPSDMDEALYERLRDWRAGQAKLLGQPAYCVFTDKTLMAIAEAVPGSEGELTGIAGVGGRKLDRFGADVLAICAGEEVAGEVEDA encoded by the coding sequence GTGACAGCAGCAACGCATTCCCCACTGTTCCCGCAGGACCCGCACGAGGGCAGGACCGCCGGTCCCGGCCAGATCGTCGACCCGCCGCGGGACGCCGACGCGGTGCTCGAAGGGCTCGACCCCGAGCAGCGCGAGGTCGCGACGGCCCTGCACGGCCCGGTGTGCGTGCTGGCCGGGGCCGGTACGGGCAAGACGCGCGCGATCACCCACCGGATCGCGTACGGCGTGCGGGCGGGGATCCTCCAGCCGGGCAGCGTGCTGGCAGTCACGTTCACCAACCGCGCCGCGGGCGAGATGCGCGGGCGGCTGCGCCAGCTCGGCGCGGGCGGGGTCCAGGCGCGCACGTTCCACTCGGCGGCGCTGCGCCAGCTCCAGTTCTTCTGGCCCAAGGTCGTCGGCGGCGAGATGCCGAGACTGCTGGAGCGCAAGGTCCAGTTGGTCGCCGAGGCCGCGGCGCGCTGCCGGATCAGGCTGGACCGCAACGAGCTGCGGGACGTCACGGGCGAGATCGAGTGGGCGAAGGTCACCCAGACCGTGCCCGCGGACTATCCGGCGGCGGTCGCCAAGTCGCTGCGCGACGCCCCGCGCGACGCGGCCGAGATCGGCCAGATCTACGGGATGTACGAACAGCTCAAGCGCGACCGCTCGGTCATCGACTTCGAGGACGTGCTGCTGCTGACGGTCGGCATCCTCCAGGACCGGCACGACATCGCCGACCAGATCCGCCGCCAGTACCAGCACTTCGTGGTGGACGAGTACCAGGACGTGAGCCCCCTCCAGCAGCGCCTCCTGGAGCTGTGGCTGGGGGACCGGGAGAGCCTGTGTGTCGTCGGCGACGCCAGCCAGACCATCTACTCCTTCACCGGCGCGACCCCGGACCACCTGCTGAACTTCCGCACGCGGCACCCGGGCGCCACGGTGGTGAAGCTGGTCCGCGACTACCGCTCCACGCCCCAGGTCGTCCACCTGGCCAACGGCCTGCTGAACCAGGCGCGCGGCCGGGCCGCCGAACACCGCCTGGAGCTGATCTCCCAGCGGGGGGCCGGCCCCGAACCGGTCTACACGGAGTACGCGGACGAGCCGACGGAGGCCGAGACCACCGCCCGCCGGATCCGCGACCTGATCGCGGCGGGTGTCCCGGCGGGCGAGATCGCCGTGCTGTACCGGATCAACGCCCAGTCGGAGGTCTACGAACAGGCCCTGGCGGACGTGGGGGTGGCGTACCAACTGCGCGGCGCCGAGCGCTTCTTCGAACGCAAGGAGGTACGGGAAGCGGGCGCCGCCCTGCGCGGCGCGGCGCGCTTCGGGGGCAACGACGCCGTGCTCGACGACGTGGTCGAGCTGCCCTCGCAGGTGCGCGCGGTGCTCTCCACGTCGGGGTGGACCACGGAGCCCCCGACGGGTTCCGGGGCGGTCAGGGACCGCTGGGAGTCGCTCGCCGCGCTGGTGCGGCTGGCCGAGGACTTCGTACGGGCCAAGCCGTCCGCGACGCTCTCCGACCTGGTGGCCGAGCTGGACGAGCGCGCGGCCGCGCAGCACGCGCCCACCGTCCAGGGCGTCACGCTCGCCTCCTTGCACTCGGCCAAGGGCCTGGAGTGGGACGCGGTGTTCCTGGTCGGGCTCACCGAGGGCATGATGCCGATCACCTACGCGAAGACCGACGAACAGGTCGAGGAGGAGCGCCGTCTCCTCTATGTCGGCGTCACCCGCGCCCGGATGCACCTCTCCCTCTCCTGGGCGCTCTCCCGCTCGCCGGGGGGCCGGGCCTCCCGGCGGCCCTCGCGCTTCCTCAACGGCCTGCGGCCGGGCTCCGCGGTCCCGGGCAGCAGACGCGCCGGCGCGGACCGGGGCGGGTCCTTCGAGCGCCCCGGCGCGAGCGCGGGCGTGGGCGGAGCCGCGGGCGCGCGGCGCAAGCGGCGTGGCCCGGTGCTCTGCCGGGTGTGCGGGAAGACGCTCACCGACGCGGGCGAGATGAAGCTGACGCGCTGCGAGGACTGCCCGTCCGACATGGACGAGGCGCTGTACGAGCGACTGCGCGACTGGCGCGCCGGGCAGGCCAAGCTGCTGGGCCAGCCGGCCTATTGCGTCTTCACCGACAAGACCCTCATGGCGATCGCCGAGGCGGTGCCGGGCAGCGAGGGGGAGTTGACCGGCATCGCCGGGGTGGGCGGCCGCAAGCTGGACCGGTTCGGCGCCGATGTACTGGCCATCTGCGCAGGTGAAGAGGTTGCGGGCGAGGTGGAGGACGCGTGA
- a CDS encoding mycoredoxin, with amino-acid sequence MAGTVTMYSTTWCGYCRRLKGQLDREGIAYTEINIEQDAASAAFVEKANGGNQTVPTVVVVAPSGVDVTMTNPSLAQVKQALGA; translated from the coding sequence ATGGCGGGCACTGTGACGATGTACAGCACCACGTGGTGCGGATACTGCCGTCGGCTGAAGGGTCAGCTGGACCGCGAAGGCATCGCGTACACGGAGATCAATATCGAGCAGGACGCCGCGTCCGCGGCCTTCGTCGAGAAGGCGAACGGTGGCAACCAGACGGTGCCGACCGTGGTCGTGGTCGCGCCGAGCGGTGTCGACGTCACGATGACCAACCCGAGCCTCGCCCAGGTGAAGCAGGCGCTCGGCGCCTGA
- the nudC gene encoding NAD(+) diphosphatase, with amino-acid sequence MSTISSADLAHRPIGLTAPSGVDRAAHHRLDEAWLAAAWSHPTTRVFVVSGGQVLIDDTPDGRTELVMTPAFEAPVTETHRYFLGTDEDGVSYFALQKDALPGRMDQSARAAGLREAGLLLSQRDAGLMVHAVALENWQRLHRFCSRCGERTVIAAAGHIRRCPACGAEHYPRTDPAVIMLVTDEEDRALLGRQVHWPEGRFSTLAGFVEPGESIEQSVAREVFEEAGVTVGEVEYVASQPWPFPSSLMLGFMARATSSAITVDGEEIEEARWFSREDLRTAIETGEILPPAGISIAARLVELWYGKPLPKPLPQ; translated from the coding sequence GTGAGCACCATCAGCAGTGCCGATCTCGCACACCGACCGATCGGTCTCACCGCGCCCAGCGGTGTCGACCGTGCCGCGCACCACCGTCTCGACGAGGCCTGGCTCGCGGCTGCCTGGAGCCACCCCACGACCCGGGTGTTCGTGGTGTCGGGCGGACAGGTGCTGATCGACGACACCCCGGACGGCCGCACCGAACTGGTCATGACCCCCGCCTTCGAGGCGCCCGTCACCGAGACCCACCGCTACTTCCTCGGCACGGACGAGGACGGGGTCAGCTACTTCGCGCTCCAGAAGGACGCGCTGCCCGGCCGCATGGACCAGTCGGCGCGCGCGGCCGGCCTGCGCGAGGCGGGCCTGCTGCTGTCGCAGCGGGACGCCGGCCTGATGGTGCACGCGGTCGCGCTGGAGAACTGGCAGCGGCTGCACCGCTTCTGCTCGCGCTGCGGCGAGCGCACGGTGATCGCGGCGGCCGGCCACATCCGCCGCTGCCCCGCCTGCGGCGCCGAGCACTACCCGAGGACCGACCCCGCGGTGATCATGCTGGTCACGGACGAGGAGGACCGGGCGCTGCTGGGCCGGCAGGTGCACTGGCCCGAGGGCCGGTTCTCCACGCTGGCGGGCTTCGTGGAGCCCGGGGAGTCCATCGAGCAGTCCGTGGCCCGCGAGGTCTTCGAGGAGGCGGGTGTCACCGTCGGCGAGGTCGAGTACGTGGCCAGCCAGCCGTGGCCGTTCCCGTCGAGCCTGATGCTGGGCTTCATGGCACGGGCCACGTCCTCGGCGATCACCGTGGACGGCGAGGAGATCGAGGAGGCGCGCTGGTTCTCCCGCGAGGACCTGCGGACCGCGATCGAGACGGGCGAGATCCTGCCCCCGGCGGGCATCTCGATCGCCGCGCGCCTGGTGGAACTCTGGTACGGGAAGCCGCTGCCGAAGCCGCTGCCGCAGTAG
- a CDS encoding dipeptidase: MSDTPDSVVRTYIESHRAAFLDDLADWLRIPSVSAQPDHAADVRRSADWLAAKLRETGFPLTEIWDTPGAPAVFAEWPSDDPGAPTVLVYGHHDVQPAAREDGWSSDPFEPVVRDGRMYGRGAADDKGQVFFHTLGVRAHLAATGRSTPAVHLKLLVEGEEESGSPHFRALAEDRAARLAADVVIVSDTGMWAEDTPTVCTGMRGLADCEIELYGPDQDIHSGSFGGAVPNPATVAARIVASLHDADERVAVPGFYDGVTPLTDEERALFAALPFDEERWLRTAKSHGTLGEAGHSTLERIWARPTAEVNGIGGGYQGPGGKTIVPSSAQVKLSFRLVAGQDPDRIERAVREWIEARVPNGVRHKTTFGAATRPCLTPLGHPALQSLVRAMGRAFERPVLFTREGGSGPAADLQDVLGAPVLFLGISVPSDGWHAPDEKVELDLLLKGVETTAYLWGDLAAALR, from the coding sequence ATGAGCGACACCCCGGACAGCGTCGTCCGTACGTATATCGAGTCCCACCGCGCCGCGTTCCTCGACGACCTCGCGGACTGGCTCCGTATCCCGTCCGTGTCCGCCCAGCCCGATCACGCCGCCGACGTGCGCCGCAGCGCCGACTGGCTGGCCGCCAAACTCCGGGAGACGGGCTTCCCCCTCACCGAGATCTGGGACACCCCGGGCGCCCCCGCCGTCTTCGCGGAATGGCCCTCGGACGACCCCGGGGCCCCCACCGTGCTGGTCTACGGACACCACGACGTGCAGCCCGCCGCCCGCGAGGACGGCTGGTCGAGCGACCCCTTCGAACCGGTCGTACGGGACGGCAGGATGTACGGACGCGGCGCCGCGGACGACAAGGGGCAGGTGTTCTTCCACACACTCGGCGTCCGCGCCCACCTCGCCGCCACCGGCCGCAGCACCCCCGCCGTCCACCTCAAGCTGCTCGTCGAGGGCGAGGAGGAGTCCGGCTCCCCGCACTTCCGCGCCCTGGCCGAGGACCGCGCGGCCCGCCTCGCCGCCGACGTCGTGATCGTCTCCGACACCGGCATGTGGGCGGAGGACACCCCCACGGTCTGCACCGGCATGCGCGGCCTCGCCGACTGCGAGATCGAGCTGTACGGCCCCGACCAGGACATCCACTCCGGTTCCTTCGGCGGAGCCGTCCCCAACCCGGCCACCGTCGCCGCCCGCATCGTCGCGTCCCTGCACGACGCGGACGAACGGGTCGCGGTCCCCGGCTTCTACGACGGCGTCACCCCGCTCACCGACGAGGAGCGCGCCCTGTTCGCCGCGCTGCCCTTCGACGAGGAGCGCTGGCTGCGTACGGCCAAGTCCCACGGCACCCTCGGCGAGGCCGGGCACTCCACCCTGGAGCGGATCTGGGCCCGCCCGACCGCCGAGGTGAACGGCATCGGCGGCGGCTACCAGGGCCCCGGCGGCAAGACGATCGTGCCGTCCTCCGCCCAGGTGAAGCTCTCGTTCCGCCTGGTGGCGGGACAGGACCCCGACCGGATCGAGCGGGCCGTACGGGAGTGGATCGAGGCCCGCGTCCCGAACGGCGTCCGCCACAAGACCACCTTCGGCGCCGCCACCCGCCCCTGTCTGACCCCGCTCGGCCATCCCGCCCTCCAGTCGCTCGTACGGGCCATGGGCCGCGCCTTCGAACGTCCGGTCCTCTTCACCCGCGAGGGCGGCTCGGGACCCGCCGCCGACCTCCAGGACGTCCTCGGCGCACCCGTGCTCTTCCTGGGCATCTCCGTACCGTCCGACGGCTGGCACGCGCCCGACGAGAAGGTCGAACTGGACCTGCTGCTCAAGGGCGTGGAGACCACCGCCTACCTCTGGGGCGACCTTGCCGCCGCTCTCCGCTGA